CTATATGCTTCTGTGCCAAAGCAAAGTTTATATAGTTTATATTTTATGTTGCCAAGCTACTTATTTACGAAACTGGATAAATTAATAGCATAGTATTATCTGTTCTTTCTCTAAACATTACTCTAACAGCAATTCTATAAGTAACGCCTTTTAGTAGTCGCAGTTCTATCGTAGAACCATTTGGAGTACCACTATTGTCATCACCAGAAAGATATTCTACACCACTACCTACTTCTTGAAAAACTACCATTACGCTATCCATGTTGCCGTGTGTAGAAATTTGATATTTGGAACTATATTCTGGTTTGAAAATAAAGGTGCTTTGTTCGCCAGCTGGTGCTGTTACAAATGAAGGTTGGTATGCTTTAACATCTTGAAGTTCCTCTTCTTTTTTTCCTGGATAAGTTGCTTTCACCCATTCTTTATCATTTGTAGATAAATCCCAGTTAATTGCAATTCCTGTTCTATTTAATTCAGAAGGTTCTAAAATCAGTCCAGCATCAAAATGATAATGCATAATAGAGTATCTGTCCCAATTACTTCCTTTTACATTAGTAATTTTATTTAATATGTTTCTATCTACTTTATCTGTACTCCAACTATTTGTTGCTAAAAAGTAACTATATACTTTTTCTTTGTCCCAAACAATTCCTGCATTTGGATTTTGATGCTCGTGTTTTAACCCAAGCGTATGTCCAATTTCGTGAAGCGTAGCAGTATAAGCATAATCATCATTAAAATTACCACCAAGATTCATCGTTTTTTCATGAAAAGGTCGGTCTAAAATATCTCTACCTACAAACGACCACCAAGTTCCGTATGGATCATTAGCATCAAACGCAATTCTAATATGAGAAGTTTCTGCAATGTCAACTTCAGAAAAAGTTAAACCAATGCCTATATTTTTCCAGCGTTTAAAAGCTTTTCTTACAGTATCTTTTTGTAAGTCAGAACCGCCCATAAAGAAAAATTTCAAATCAGTTCCGTTTGCCCAATATTTATCATTGGCTAAAATAAATGAAGCTCTTTCTGCATTAACATCACTATCAAAAGTTCGTGGTTTGGTTTCTGGCATTCCACAATAGTTTACTTTTGTTATAGCATGTTGTTTTTTTGTTTTACTTGTTGCAGTTGATTTTTTAGTCGTTTTTTTGGTTTTTGTTGTTTTACTCATAATTTTTAGTTTTATTTAAATCAAATATAATAAAACTATTTTAAATATTCTACTTTTTAGCTAGTCCAATTATTTTTTGAGATATATGAGTATACAGTTTTTCATTATACATACCATTGCTGTTAAATAATATTGATTGATTGCTGTGAATATTAAATTCTTCTTGTAGTCGTTTTAAGTTATAGTCATGCTGAATTAACTCTGTTACTACTACATTGTCTTCAATTAAATTTGGTAAACTTATATATTTTACTTTTGCTAATCTTTTTCCGATTTGATAATGCCAAAAACCAGTTTTATACACTACAATATGATGAATACCAAATAAAGCCAACTCTAAGGAAACCGTTCCACTACAAGCAATAGCAAATTTACTTTGTTGCATTACTGTATAATTTTCATCAAAAATAATACTTACATTATTTGGTAATGTAGTTGGATATATATCTTTTAAACTACTTATTCCTGCTATAATAAATTGATATTGTTGATTCTGTGTAGCAAAATCTAACATAGTTGGCAATATGTAATGCAACTCTTGTTTTCTGCTTCCTGGAAAAAGTGCTATATATTTTTGTTGATTTTGATTCGTGTTTTGAGCTTTATATTGTGCTATAAAATAAGCACTTGGATTGCCATAATATTGAATTGCTAAATGCTTTGATTGAAAATAGTCTACCTCAAAAGGAAAAATACCAATATTTATAGCTACACATTGTTGTAGTATTTTAATTCTTTTTTCATTCCAAGACCATACTTTTGGTAAAATAAAATAAACTATTTTAATATTATTTTTTTTACACCATTTTGCTAATCGCAGATTAAATCCAGCATAATCAATCAATATTACTACATCTGCTTTTTGTTGTAGTATTGCTTGTTGTATAATTTTAAAATTTTGTTTGATGGTTTTCCAATGCTTGAATACTGCACCAAAGCCCATGAATGATAATTGATTTAGATTTCGTAGTGCTATAAAACCTTCGTTTTGCATTTTATCGCCACCAAAACCAAAACAGTAAGCGTTGCTATCTTGCTCTTGTATATATTTTATAATTTCAGCAGCATATGCATCAGCAGAAACTTCGCCAACTACAAAACAGTAATTCATATTATCCGAAAAATCGTACACCTAACATCAACAGACCATAGAGTATCGTTGCTATAAAAATTCCTATACAATAATTAAATCGTTTGGTAAAATTAAATATAAGAAATGTAGGCAAGTTAGCAAAAATACAAAACTTTATAATGGTTGGCATAAATGTTTTAGACATTGTACTATTTAAATAGGCATTCATGGTCATATCATCATACTTCATATAATATAAAGCAAAGTAGGCAATCAATGGTACAATTAATCCTATAAAAAATCCAAAAATAATTTCTTTATTCATTTAAATTCCATTTTTGATTTAAATAACTTATTCCTTGATGATTGGTTAAATCGTACTGCACAGGAACTATCGATACGAAATTGTTATCTAAAGCCCAAACATCTGTATCTTGTCCTTGGTCGTAATTAGAAAAAACACCAGTTAACCAAAAATACGATTTTCCACTTGGGTCTCTTCTTTCATCAAACGATTCTTCCCATTTTGCATTGGCTTGTCTACATACTTTCATGCCTTTAATTTCATCGACTGTTCCAATAGGAATATTTACATTTAATAAACAATTATTTGGTAAATCATTATTGAATACATTTCTAATTATTTTTTCTGCATATATTTTTGAAGCACTAAAATCAGCATCAAACGAGTAATCTAACAATGAAAAACCAATAGCAGGAATACCATCTATAGCTGCTTCCATAGCTGCTGACATTGTACCAGAATATATTACATTGATTGATGCATTAGATCCATGATTAATTCCTGAGATACATAAATCTGGTTTGCGATGCAATAATTTATCAATAGCTATTTTTACACAATCTACAGGAGTGCCAGAACATTGATAAGCAGGAATATCATCAAAAATATTTACTTTTTGTAATCGCAATGGGTCGTGAATCGTTATTGCGTGTCCCATTCCAGACTGCGGACTATCTGGTGCTACAACTAATACCTCTCCAAATTTTTGTGCTACTTCTACCAATGCTTTAATTCCTGGCGATATAATTCCATCATCATTGGTTACTAATATTATTGGCTTTTCCATTTGTATTAAGTTTTTTTGTAAAAAGAGCGTACTTCTTTTTTGTTCAATATTTTACTTTTGTCTTGATACAAAAGTAACAAAAAATCAAGACTGCAATAAATTCTTAACGCTCGAACTACATAAAAAAGCTAAAAATCTTGAAACTCACTTCGTTCAAACAACAATATTTTTTACGCTTTTTTATTGGTTCTTACTAAATTTATTGAAGGTCATTTACCATTAATATATTTACAGTGAAAAACATACGAGAAAAAAATACTATAAAATGGTTAATTTAGTGTGGTATGAACAAAATCTTAAAATATGTAATTGCTGTTGTGGTTGGTATTCTGTTGTATCAATCATTAAAAATATTTGATGGCAAAAAAGAACAAAGTCAAATTGATAGCACTATTGTAGTTGAAAAAATTGAGAAAGTTTTAAAAATGGTGACAATAGAAGGTAATTTTTCTGAGTTGCTAACTTATAGTGATTATGATTATATTGATTTTCCTGGATTTAGAAAAAAAGCAATTATAAAAGTAGATGCTAAAGTAATGGTAGGTTATGATTTAAATAATATAAAAATTACTACTGATGAAGCTACTAAAACTATAACGATTAGTAATTTACCAAAAGCACAAATTTTGTCTGTCGATCATAATTTATCTTACTACGATATGGACAATGGTTTGTTTAATAGCTTTGATGAAAAAGATTTAAGTGCATTGAACGCTAAAGCAAAAGCATTAATTGTAGAAAAAGCAAAGTCAAGCGATTTGTTACAACAAGCAGATGAACAAAGAAGAGAACTATTTAGTTTAATTTACTACTTAGCAAAAGATACTGGATATAAAGTAGTTGTAGAAGGCAAACCATTACAAGATTTATCTATCACCACAAAAACAGAATAAATGGAACCAGCAATATTAATTACAATTGGAATTATATTATTAATTATTGGATTAGTGAGTTGTGTATTGCCTCCATTGCCTGGACCACCAATTGCATATGGAGCTTTACTTATTGCTTATTTTGGCTTACACAAAGTAGAGGCAATTCCGCAATGGTTATTAATTACTTATGCTGTTTTAACTATTGTAATTGCCATATTAGACAATTTTATTCCAATTTGGGGAACACAAAAATTTGGTGGTACAAAAGCTGGTATCAGAGGAAGTTTTGTAGGTATATTAATAGGTATTTTCTTTGCTCCATTTGGTGGAATTTCTCTAATTATTTGTCCGTTTTTAGGTGCTATAATTGCCGAATTAATTGACGGACAAGATATGAATACTGCATTTAAATCTGGTGTTGGTTCTTTTATTGGATTTTTATTAACCAGTGGAATTAAAATAATATTAGTATTATTTATGTGTTTTCATTTTGTAAAAGCAGTCATATAATGAATTTTAATCAATTATTTATTGTTCGATTATGGAAAAGTTCTAAACTGCTTAGTATTCTAATTATTGTATTTTGTATTTTTCAATTGATATTTTCGTTGAAAAGAATACAAAGTTTTCCTTGGTTAACTTGGGATATGTATTCGAGAACACAACATATACCACAACAAATTACACAAAGAGAATTTTACATCAACGATAGTTTATTGAATATTGTAGCACTAAGTAATTGGCAAGAAGAAGTAGTGAAAAATTCGTATAGCTATTATAGTGCTATGAAGAAAAACAATTTCCAACCTATTTTCACAGAAGCATTTGATAGTAGAACTCGATTTTTGAATGACAAAACTAAATCTTGTGTTTATGAAAATTTATATAATATAAAAGCAGAAATAAAAGATTATCCAAATTGGCTCAAACGATATTTATCGAGTATCAAAAAAGAAAAGATACATACAATTACAGTTAAAGAACGAATATTTGTATTAGAAAATAATCATTATCAACC
Above is a genomic segment from Chitinophagales bacterium containing:
- the lpxB gene encoding lipid-A-disaccharide synthase yields the protein MNYCFVVGEVSADAYAAEIIKYIQEQDSNAYCFGFGGDKMQNEGFIALRNLNQLSFMGFGAVFKHWKTIKQNFKIIQQAILQQKADVVILIDYAGFNLRLAKWCKKNNIKIVYFILPKVWSWNEKRIKILQQCVAINIGIFPFEVDYFQSKHLAIQYYGNPSAYFIAQYKAQNTNQNQQKYIALFPGSRKQELHYILPTMLDFATQNQQYQFIIAGISSLKDIYPTTLPNNVSIIFDENYTVMQQSKFAIACSGTVSLELALFGIHHIVVYKTGFWHYQIGKRLAKVKYISLPNLIEDNVVVTELIQHDYNLKRLQEEFNIHSNQSILFNSNGMYNEKLYTHISQKIIGLAKK
- the surE gene encoding 5'/3'-nucleotidase SurE, which encodes MEKPIILVTNDDGIISPGIKALVEVAQKFGEVLVVAPDSPQSGMGHAITIHDPLRLQKVNIFDDIPAYQCSGTPVDCVKIAIDKLLHRKPDLCISGINHGSNASINVIYSGTMSAAMEAAIDGIPAIGFSLLDYSFDADFSASKIYAEKIIRNVFNNDLPNNCLLNVNIPIGTVDEIKGMKVCRQANAKWEESFDERRDPSGKSYFWLTGVFSNYDQGQDTDVWALDNNFVSIVPVQYDLTNHQGISYLNQKWNLNE
- a CDS encoding DUF4230 domain-containing protein; its protein translation is MNKILKYVIAVVVGILLYQSLKIFDGKKEQSQIDSTIVVEKIEKVLKMVTIEGNFSELLTYSDYDYIDFPGFRKKAIIKVDAKVMVGYDLNNIKITTDEATKTITISNLPKAQILSVDHNLSYYDMDNGLFNSFDEKDLSALNAKAKALIVEKAKSSDLLQQADEQRRELFSLIYYLAKDTGYKVVVEGKPLQDLSITTKTE
- a CDS encoding DUF456 domain-containing protein, giving the protein MEPAILITIGIILLIIGLVSCVLPPLPGPPIAYGALLIAYFGLHKVEAIPQWLLITYAVLTIVIAILDNFIPIWGTQKFGGTKAGIRGSFVGILIGIFFAPFGGISLIICPFLGAIIAELIDGQDMNTAFKSGVGSFIGFLLTSGIKIILVLFMCFHFVKAVI